One genomic region from uncultured Cohaesibacter sp. encodes:
- a CDS encoding TrkH family potassium uptake protein: MLSALGILIAALGGMMFFPALIDLAYQSTDWHAFLGGGSISIGFGVALFLAMRGQEGEWSIRSSILFVNGSWFVLSAFAALPLYFSSLGISYADAYFESASGFTTTGSTVLSGLDTMAPGLLFWRSLMQWLGGLGIVAIGITILPMLGSGGQKLFFLESSEQSDNPYPRIREFAVKIAFVYMFLTASCAFAYFALGMTFFEAVNHAMTTLSTGGYSTSDGSMAHFNSVGIYFAGSLFMFFGGLPFLYMIRFFTADRGRDPQIGLYLKGVLIAAIGIFFAKQWLSPGPVIEDFAISLFDVISIVTTTGYGAGDYQEWGALFVVIFLILTFFGACSGSTAGGIKQFRFVIAWLIIKNAVAKLIHPNRIMPMRYGTQVVDDEMAASTLSFIFLFFVTFMVFAIVLQLCGLDFVTAMSASATALANVGPGLGDIIGPAGNFSSLPDIAKWLLSIEMILGRLEILSALTILMPAFWRW; this comes from the coding sequence GTGCTTTCAGCACTCGGGATATTGATTGCCGCATTGGGCGGGATGATGTTTTTTCCCGCGCTTATCGATCTGGCATACCAAAGCACAGACTGGCACGCCTTTCTTGGCGGAGGCTCCATATCCATCGGATTTGGCGTAGCGCTGTTTCTGGCCATGCGTGGGCAGGAGGGGGAGTGGTCCATTCGCAGCTCGATTCTGTTTGTGAATGGCAGCTGGTTCGTGCTCAGTGCTTTTGCGGCGTTACCGCTCTATTTCTCCTCGCTTGGCATCAGCTATGCCGATGCCTATTTCGAATCCGCTTCCGGCTTTACTACAACGGGCTCTACCGTGCTCAGCGGCCTTGATACCATGGCGCCGGGGCTGCTCTTCTGGCGATCTCTTATGCAGTGGCTCGGTGGCCTGGGTATCGTCGCCATTGGCATCACCATTCTGCCCATGCTCGGTTCGGGTGGGCAAAAGCTGTTTTTCCTGGAATCCTCCGAGCAGAGTGACAATCCCTATCCGCGCATCCGCGAGTTCGCGGTCAAGATTGCCTTTGTCTACATGTTCCTGACAGCTTCATGCGCCTTTGCTTATTTTGCTCTGGGCATGACTTTCTTTGAAGCGGTCAACCACGCCATGACGACGCTTTCAACGGGGGGATATTCCACCTCGGATGGCTCCATGGCGCATTTTAATAGTGTCGGGATCTATTTTGCCGGATCGCTGTTCATGTTTTTTGGCGGTTTGCCCTTTCTCTATATGATTCGCTTCTTCACGGCGGACAGGGGACGGGACCCGCAGATCGGGCTTTATCTCAAGGGTGTTCTGATTGCGGCCATCGGTATTTTCTTTGCCAAGCAATGGCTTTCCCCTGGTCCGGTGATCGAAGATTTCGCCATTTCCCTATTCGACGTCATCTCCATTGTGACAACCACGGGCTATGGCGCTGGGGACTATCAGGAATGGGGCGCGCTGTTTGTCGTTATCTTCCTCATACTGACCTTCTTTGGTGCCTGCTCGGGTTCGACGGCCGGGGGTATTAAGCAGTTTCGTTTTGTCATTGCCTGGCTCATCATCAAGAATGCAGTGGCCAAGCTGATCCATCCCAACCGGATCATGCCAATGCGCTATGGAACGCAGGTCGTGGACGATGAAATGGCCGCCTCGACGCTGAGCTTCATATTCCTGTTCTTCGTCACCTTCATGGTGTTTGCCATTGTGCTGCAATTGTGTGGCCTCGACTTCGTGACCGCGATGAGTGCGTCAGCCACGGCGCTGGCCAATGTCGGCCCCGGACTGGGCGATATTATCGGGCCTGCGGGCAATTTCAGCAGCCTGCCGGATATTGCCAAATGGCTGTTGAGCATCGAGATGATTCTGGGGCGTCTGGAAATCCTGTCTGCACTCACCATTCTGATGCCAGCCTTCTGGCGCTGGTAG
- a CDS encoding nuclear transport factor 2 family protein, with protein sequence MTSQALHTVIEAADKAISAEDFDSLMDFYAEDATLVVKPGLAVTGKDAIKKAFVAIAEHFKHKLTVRQGPMEVFEGGDTALVVMKTFLDTVDSDGWDLTLVRRASYVFKRSSEGQWLCTVDNSYGTDLLEA encoded by the coding sequence ATGACCTCCCAAGCATTACACACTGTGATCGAGGCTGCCGATAAAGCGATCTCGGCTGAGGATTTCGACAGCCTGATGGATTTCTATGCCGAGGATGCGACGCTGGTCGTCAAACCCGGTCTGGCTGTTACAGGCAAGGACGCGATCAAAAAAGCCTTTGTCGCCATTGCCGAGCATTTCAAGCACAAGCTCACCGTAAGGCAAGGCCCTATGGAAGTGTTTGAAGGGGGCGATACGGCTCTGGTCGTGATGAAGACCTTTCTGGATACGGTTGATTCTGATGGCTGGGATCTGACGCTTGTGCGTCGGGCCAGTTATGTTTTCAAGCGCTCATCAGAGGGCCAATGGCTGTGCACGGTTGATAATTCCTATGGTACGGATCTGCTCGAGGCATAA
- the clpA gene encoding ATP-dependent Clp protease ATP-binding subunit ClpA: MPSFSNSLEAALHKALMTANERFQEFATLEHLLFALIEDSDAAAVMRACGVDLDLLEKNLLDYIDNELSNLVVDKGQDSKPTAGFQRVIQRAVIHVQSSGREEVTGANVLVAIFAERESHAAYFLHDQDMTRYDAVNYISHGIAKAPGISDGVPPTGADDDMDDDFDFEEDEEEGGNKAEALKAYAVNLNEKARDGKIDILIGRDAEIHRTIQVLCRRSKNNPLFVGDPGVGKTAIAEGLAKRIVDDKVPDVLKGATIFSLDMGTLLAGTRYRGDFEERLKRVIKEIEEYEGAILFIDEIHTVIGAGATSGGAMDASNLLKPSLAAGNLRCMGSTTYKEYRQFFEKDRALVRRFQKIDVNEPSLPDAIDILKGLKPYFEDYHSVKFTNDAIKSAVELSARYIHDRKLPDKAIDVIDETGAAQQLLPVSRRRKSISAKEVEATVATMARIPPKTVSKDDREVLSNLEVNLKRMVYGQDLAIDALTSQIKLARAGLREPEKPIGSYLFSGPTGVGKTEVTRQLADLMGVELLRFDMSEYMEKHTISRLIGAPPGYVGFDQGGLLTDGVDQHPHCVLLLDEIEKAHPDLYNILLQVMDHGKLTDHNGKQVDFRNVILVMTTNAGAAEMDKPAIGFTQSERSGDDEEAINKLFTPEFRNRLDAVIPFAALPTEVIHQVVRKFVMQLEAQLADRGVTFELTDAATAWLAKKGYDPKMGARPLGRVIQEHIKRPLAEEILFGKLTKGGTVRVDIDLDNMEKLFLSVIEEDEPKADSTKAKKADGKGEAKASSADETKKGSRRTSSKKKASVPSVAKVDKK, encoded by the coding sequence CATTTTCTAACAGTCTGGAAGCTGCCCTGCACAAAGCTCTGATGACCGCGAATGAGCGGTTTCAGGAGTTCGCTACACTTGAACATCTGCTGTTCGCGTTGATTGAAGATAGTGACGCGGCGGCGGTGATGCGTGCCTGTGGGGTGGATTTGGACCTGTTGGAAAAGAACTTGCTCGATTATATCGACAATGAGCTTTCCAATCTTGTGGTGGACAAGGGGCAGGATTCCAAGCCAACGGCAGGATTCCAGCGCGTTATTCAGCGGGCTGTCATTCATGTGCAGTCCTCGGGCCGCGAAGAAGTGACCGGAGCGAATGTTCTGGTTGCCATTTTTGCGGAACGGGAAAGCCATGCAGCCTACTTCCTGCATGATCAGGACATGACCCGCTATGACGCGGTCAATTATATTTCTCATGGCATCGCAAAGGCGCCGGGGATATCGGATGGTGTGCCGCCAACCGGTGCCGACGATGACATGGATGATGATTTCGATTTCGAGGAAGACGAGGAAGAGGGCGGTAACAAGGCCGAAGCACTCAAGGCCTATGCTGTCAATCTGAATGAAAAGGCGCGCGACGGGAAAATCGATATTCTCATCGGGCGTGATGCCGAGATCCATCGGACCATTCAGGTGCTCTGCCGGCGCTCCAAGAACAACCCGCTGTTTGTCGGTGACCCCGGAGTGGGCAAAACCGCGATTGCTGAAGGGCTTGCCAAGCGCATTGTCGACGACAAGGTGCCTGACGTTCTGAAAGGGGCGACGATCTTTTCGCTCGATATGGGCACCCTGCTGGCCGGGACCCGTTATCGGGGCGACTTTGAAGAGCGCCTCAAACGCGTTATCAAGGAGATCGAAGAATATGAAGGGGCGATCCTCTTCATTGACGAGATCCATACGGTGATCGGTGCTGGCGCGACCTCTGGCGGGGCCATGGATGCATCCAACCTGCTCAAGCCATCGCTGGCTGCGGGCAATTTGCGCTGCATGGGCTCGACCACCTACAAGGAATATCGCCAGTTCTTCGAGAAGGACCGTGCTTTGGTGCGCCGGTTCCAGAAAATCGATGTCAATGAACCATCCCTGCCGGATGCCATCGACATTCTGAAAGGGCTGAAGCCTTATTTCGAGGACTATCACAGTGTGAAATTCACCAATGACGCCATCAAGTCTGCGGTGGAGCTTTCTGCTCGCTATATCCATGACAGGAAACTGCCGGACAAGGCCATTGATGTGATAGATGAAACAGGCGCTGCGCAACAGCTGCTGCCGGTTTCGCGTCGCCGCAAGAGCATTTCGGCCAAGGAAGTGGAAGCCACCGTTGCCACGATGGCACGCATTCCGCCGAAAACCGTTTCCAAGGATGACAGGGAAGTCCTGTCCAATCTTGAGGTGAACCTCAAGCGGATGGTGTATGGACAGGATCTGGCCATTGATGCACTGACCAGCCAGATCAAGCTGGCCCGTGCCGGATTGCGCGAGCCAGAAAAGCCGATCGGTAGTTATCTCTTTTCCGGCCCGACAGGGGTCGGTAAAACTGAGGTGACGCGTCAGCTGGCTGATCTGATGGGTGTGGAACTGCTGCGCTTCGACATGTCGGAATATATGGAGAAGCACACCATTTCGCGCCTGATCGGTGCGCCTCCGGGCTATGTCGGCTTTGATCAGGGCGGTCTTCTGACCGATGGCGTTGATCAGCATCCGCATTGTGTGTTGCTGCTTGACGAGATCGAGAAGGCGCATCCGGATCTTTACAACATTCTGCTGCAGGTGATGGATCACGGTAAGCTGACCGACCATAACGGCAAGCAGGTGGACTTCCGCAACGTCATTCTGGTCATGACGACCAATGCCGGTGCTGCAGAAATGGATAAGCCGGCTATCGGCTTCACCCAGTCCGAGCGTTCCGGGGATGACGAGGAAGCGATCAACAAGCTGTTCACGCCGGAATTTCGCAACCGTCTTGATGCTGTCATTCCGTTTGCGGCTCTGCCGACGGAAGTCATTCATCAGGTCGTGCGCAAGTTCGTCATGCAGCTGGAAGCCCAGTTGGCCGATCGTGGTGTGACCTTCGAGCTGACCGATGCGGCCACCGCATGGCTTGCCAAGAAGGGCTATGATCCGAAAATGGGCGCACGTCCGTTGGGCCGAGTCATTCAGGAGCATATCAAGCGGCCTCTGGCTGAAGAGATTCTGTTTGGCAAATTGACCAAAGGCGGCACGGTGCGGGTTGATATCGATCTGGACAATATGGAAAAGCTGTTCCTGTCCGTGATCGAAGAGGATGAGCCCAAGGCCGATAGCACGAAAGCTAAGAAGGCCGATGGCAAGGGCGAAGCCAAGGCCTCCAGCGCTGATGAGACTAAGAAGGGCTCTCGCCGGACTTCGTCCAAGAAAAAGGCGTCGGTGCCCAGCGTTGCCAAGGTCGACAAGAAATAG